The Mycobacterium paragordonae genome includes a region encoding these proteins:
- a CDS encoding TetR/AcrR family transcriptional regulator, with protein sequence MIVPQRPTEPKPAAVRRARGEPRRLLLDAARELFARKDYRSTTTREIAAAAGVTEYLLFRNFGSKAGLFREALVAPFTSFVDEFGRTWQQVVPEETDEDELARHFVGQLYDVIVEHRGLLLTLAASEAFSEEEIAEAGIGDIRAAIAVLGRISSEGMQLRGLRSARPELPAHSTVAMIVGMVALRSAFFGDQQPSRDAIVDELVQASLHGFLHRRN encoded by the coding sequence ATGATCGTGCCCCAGCGCCCCACCGAGCCGAAGCCGGCCGCGGTCCGCCGAGCCCGCGGCGAGCCGCGCCGGCTCCTGCTCGACGCCGCCCGGGAGCTGTTCGCGCGCAAGGACTATCGCAGCACCACCACGCGCGAGATCGCCGCGGCCGCCGGGGTCACCGAGTACCTGCTGTTCCGCAACTTCGGCTCCAAGGCCGGCCTTTTCCGCGAAGCCCTGGTCGCTCCCTTCACGAGTTTCGTCGACGAATTCGGCCGGACCTGGCAGCAGGTGGTGCCCGAGGAAACCGACGAAGACGAACTGGCGCGTCATTTCGTCGGACAGCTCTACGACGTGATCGTCGAACATCGGGGCTTGCTGCTGACCCTGGCCGCATCGGAGGCCTTCAGCGAGGAAGAGATCGCCGAAGCCGGCATCGGCGACATCCGGGCGGCCATCGCGGTGCTCGGTCGAATCAGCAGCGAAGGCATGCAGTTACGCGGTCTGCGTTCTGCCCGCCCGGAGCTGCCGGCGCACTCCACGGTGGCGATGATCGTCGGCATGGTGGCGCTGCGTTCGGCGTTCTTCGGCGACCAGCAACCCTCGCGCGACGCGATCGTCGACGAACTGGTGCAGGCGAGCCTGCACGGATTCCTGCACCGGCGCAATTGA